Genomic DNA from Paracoccus aminophilus JCM 7686:
CTATGGGCTGGTCGGCCGCGGTTAGGCCGAGAGATGCTCGATCAGGATCGCGGTGCCAAGCCCGATCAGCACGACCCCGCCCAGCACTTCGATGACGCGGCCAAGCTTCTGGCCCAGGAACCGCCCGGCGAGAATCCCAGTCGTGCTCATCGCCATGGTGGCCAGACCGATGGCCAGCGCGATGACGATGATATTCACATCGAGAAAGGCCAGCGAGACCCCGACCACCATCGCATCGATCGAGGTGCCGATTGCCGTGGCGACCAGCGCCCAAAGCGAGGCCGAGCGCGGCGGCTCGTCGGCGGCACGGCCAAGCGCGTGCAGCACCATGCGCAGCCCGACCGCGCCCAGCAGGACGAAGGCGATCCAATGGTCGATGGCCTCGACATAGCTCGCTGCCGCCATACCGAGCCCCCAGCCGATCAGCGGTGTCAGCGCCTCGACCGCGCCGAAAATCGCGCCGGTGCGCAAAGCCT
This window encodes:
- a CDS encoding manganese efflux pump MntP translates to MSPIAIGLLAVSMSVDAFIASLGRGAAVGLRPHFGQALRTGAIFGAVEALTPLIGWGLGMAAASYVEAIDHWIAFVLLGAVGLRMVLHALGRAADEPPRSASLWALVATAIGTSIDAMVVGVSLAFLDVNIIVIALAIGLATMAMSTTGILAGRFLGQKLGRVIEVLGGVVLIGLGTAILIEHLSA